One stretch of Paenibacillus sp. FSL R5-0341 DNA includes these proteins:
- a CDS encoding PLP-dependent aminotransferase family protein: MHIELKRGSSTKLYVQIALTIADRIRSGLIEPGTRLPSVRKMTTDLGVSLVTVSKAYAELEAIQLITCSQGKGCYVRGALHTDQREDVDRAQRKNSNSESSTPWNWQMALVDYLPRAQLWRHFDTSPQVRYELHMSAIQPELLPTREIIDSAYRLSSDHAERMAAYGSFQGDRELRQIFAEHFAERGLQVTPERMLITSGAQQGIDLVARTFVGPGDVVYMEAPSYTGAIDVFTSRGAKIITVPMDDEGMRIDLLTRLCDTYPPKLIYTIPTYHNPTGITMSARRRAQLLNLAQSYHCLILEDDPFADLYFRDPPPASIKSMDGTGHVVYIKSFSKVLSPGCRIACAIADGSVLTRLVAAKSTADLGSPLLTQKALQSFIQNQYGAYVSRLRDELYSRLCAAAEVLEEHATEGIHWRLPEGGLNLWLQLPSSLDMRELHHQSLAAGVSFLPGSACYVGETDTSSLRICFTVTSVELLCEGLRVLCGVINRVTPGQGGAVADRLPLI; the protein is encoded by the coding sequence ATGCATATTGAATTAAAAAGGGGAAGCAGTACCAAATTGTACGTGCAAATAGCACTAACGATTGCGGATCGCATCCGGTCAGGACTGATTGAACCCGGAACCCGACTTCCTTCTGTTCGTAAAATGACCACGGATCTGGGTGTCAGCCTGGTCACCGTATCGAAGGCCTATGCTGAACTCGAAGCGATTCAATTGATTACCTGCTCCCAGGGTAAAGGTTGTTATGTCAGAGGGGCATTACACACGGATCAGAGGGAGGATGTGGACCGAGCGCAGCGGAAAAATAGCAATAGTGAATCCAGTACGCCATGGAATTGGCAAATGGCATTGGTGGATTATTTACCGCGAGCACAGCTCTGGAGACATTTTGATACGTCACCTCAAGTACGGTATGAACTTCATATGTCAGCGATTCAGCCTGAACTGTTACCTACACGTGAGATTATTGACAGTGCCTATCGGCTTTCCTCTGATCATGCAGAGCGTATGGCGGCATATGGATCTTTTCAGGGAGATCGGGAACTCAGACAGATCTTTGCGGAACATTTTGCCGAGCGTGGACTACAGGTGACACCTGAACGCATGTTAATTACAAGCGGTGCTCAGCAGGGGATTGATCTTGTGGCACGGACTTTTGTCGGACCCGGGGATGTAGTGTATATGGAGGCGCCAAGCTATACCGGAGCCATTGATGTGTTTACAAGCAGAGGTGCGAAGATCATTACGGTTCCGATGGACGACGAAGGCATGCGTATTGATCTGTTAACCCGCTTATGTGACACCTATCCGCCCAAGCTGATCTATACAATTCCGACCTATCACAATCCGACTGGGATTACGATGAGTGCAAGAAGGCGAGCACAGCTCCTGAATCTCGCGCAAAGCTATCATTGCCTCATTCTGGAGGATGATCCGTTTGCCGATCTTTATTTTCGTGATCCTCCCCCGGCTTCCATTAAATCCATGGATGGGACAGGTCATGTGGTGTATATCAAAAGCTTCAGCAAGGTGCTGTCTCCCGGTTGCCGTATAGCCTGCGCCATTGCAGACGGAAGCGTACTGACTAGGCTTGTGGCTGCGAAATCTACGGCAGATTTGGGGAGCCCACTGCTTACACAGAAGGCACTGCAATCCTTTATTCAGAATCAGTATGGGGCCTATGTATCCCGCTTGAGGGATGAATTGTATTCTCGCTTGTGTGCGGCAGCTGAGGTGCTGGAAGAACATGCTACTGAGGGTATACACTGGCGTTTGCCAGAGGGAGGACTTAATCTGTGGCTTCAACTTCCGAGTAGTCTGGATATGCGTGAGCTGCATCATCAGTCACTTGCCGCGGGGGTCTCATTCCTGCCGGGTTCCGCCTGTTATGTGGGGGAGACGGATACTTCAAGTCTGCGCATCTGCTTCACGGTAACGAGCGTTGAACTTTTGTGTGAAGGGCTTCGTGTTCTCTGCGGAGTCATTAACAGAGTAACACCTGGGCAGGGTGGGGCAGTGGCGGACAGGCTACCGCTCATATAA
- a CDS encoding PLP-dependent aminotransferase family protein: protein MSIPWSKMAQNTPSSVVRDMLQAAQAPGMISLAGGLPAQTSFPLEAIRVAYEKVFMSGAAALQYAETEGYRPLRAKIAERLESKGIPASPDHMLLTTGSQQSIDLVCRILLDPGDRVLVESPTYLAALQVIHSYQAESHGVACDDHGMLPESLEEQLQLHRPKLVYINPTFSNPTGKVWSRKRRQQAVDLCRKYGVLILEDDPYGEIRFNPEQLDVPALAELDAASYEGPSNVVYTSTFSKTVAPGLRTGWILAAPDIVKMAARAKQGADLHSSSIDQRALHALLESFDLDAHIRQISEDYEKRMKTLTTLMATKAWEGISWNSPQGGMFLWLQLPEGMLASNLFTYGIQEKVCIVPGDSFYAGTPELNRMRINFTHTDPELLPEAVERMDRAIQRWHASLTSDSVVTL from the coding sequence ATGAGTATCCCTTGGTCCAAAATGGCACAAAACACCCCGTCCTCTGTCGTTCGCGACATGCTCCAGGCCGCTCAGGCACCTGGAATGATCTCACTAGCCGGTGGATTACCAGCGCAGACTTCATTCCCGCTGGAAGCTATCCGCGTTGCATATGAAAAAGTATTTATGAGCGGAGCAGCCGCTCTTCAATATGCGGAGACTGAAGGTTACCGTCCTCTTCGCGCCAAAATCGCCGAGCGTCTTGAATCCAAAGGCATTCCTGCTTCACCCGACCACATGCTCCTCACGACGGGTTCACAGCAATCCATTGACTTAGTCTGTCGCATCCTTCTTGATCCGGGTGACCGCGTACTGGTTGAATCACCTACCTACCTCGCTGCCCTGCAAGTTATTCATTCCTATCAGGCTGAATCTCACGGCGTAGCCTGTGATGATCACGGCATGTTGCCTGAATCTCTGGAGGAACAGCTCCAGCTGCATCGTCCAAAGCTCGTCTATATCAACCCAACGTTCTCCAATCCTACGGGTAAAGTATGGTCACGAAAAAGACGTCAGCAGGCTGTGGACCTATGCCGCAAGTATGGTGTACTCATCCTCGAAGATGATCCCTATGGCGAAATTCGGTTCAATCCGGAGCAATTGGATGTCCCTGCTCTCGCAGAATTGGATGCAGCATCCTATGAAGGCCCTTCTAATGTCGTTTACACAAGTACGTTCTCCAAAACGGTAGCACCGGGTCTTCGTACGGGTTGGATTCTTGCAGCTCCTGATATTGTCAAAATGGCAGCACGGGCTAAACAGGGTGCCGACTTGCATTCCAGCAGCATCGACCAAAGAGCTCTTCACGCACTGCTTGAATCTTTCGATCTGGATGCGCATATCCGCCAGATTTCAGAGGATTACGAAAAACGCATGAAAACACTGACGACTCTTATGGCAACCAAAGCATGGGAAGGCATCTCGTGGAATTCACCACAAGGTGGCATGTTCTTGTGGCTGCAATTGCCTGAAGGCATGCTTGCAAGCAATTTGTTCACTTACGGTATTCAGGAGAAAGTGTGCATTGTCCCGGGTGATTCCTTCTATGCGGGTACACCGGAGCTGAACCGCATGCGGATCAACTTCACGCATACGGATCCCGAGCTACTCCCGGAAGCTGTAGAACGAATGGATCGCGCCATTCAACGCTGGCATGCTTCGTTAACATCGGACAGTGTGGTTACACTGTAA
- a CDS encoding Nif3-like dinuclear metal center hexameric protein, protein MFAKGQTVIQLMEQLAPKHLAVPDDRIGLQLGSLQKEISHVLVALDVTDEVVDEAIRIGANLIIAHHAIIFRPVKSLSTDTPMGKLYEKLIKHDIAVYISHTNLDVAEGGMNDWMAEALGIESKESLEDVHTDHLYKLAVFVPRTHHEQVLQAILEAGAGSIGQYNKCSFNTEGTGTFVPGEGTQPFIGTQGQMERVEEMRIETIVPQSLRSKVVQAMLKAHPYEEVAYDLYAMDLKGRTLGLGRLGPLREPKTLGELVEVVKTQFNVPHVRVVGDLNKPIKKAAVLGGSGSRYALTARFKGADVIVTGDIDYHTAHDALMAGMCIIDPGHNSEKIMKPKTADWLRSRLQEKRYDTQVTASEVNTEVFQFI, encoded by the coding sequence ATGTTTGCCAAAGGTCAAACTGTAATTCAACTGATGGAGCAGCTCGCTCCGAAACATCTGGCTGTGCCGGACGACCGCATTGGTCTGCAGCTGGGCAGTTTGCAAAAAGAAATTAGTCACGTTCTTGTGGCTTTGGATGTGACGGATGAAGTGGTGGACGAAGCGATTCGCATCGGAGCCAATCTGATTATCGCACATCATGCCATCATTTTCCGACCGGTTAAGTCACTTAGTACGGATACCCCTATGGGTAAATTGTATGAAAAACTGATTAAGCATGATATCGCTGTCTATATCAGTCATACGAACCTGGACGTAGCCGAAGGTGGCATGAATGACTGGATGGCCGAGGCACTCGGCATCGAGAGTAAAGAATCGCTGGAGGATGTACACACAGATCATCTGTACAAGCTGGCTGTATTTGTACCTCGCACGCATCATGAACAGGTTCTTCAAGCCATTCTGGAAGCCGGAGCGGGGAGTATCGGTCAATACAACAAGTGCAGCTTCAACACAGAAGGTACAGGAACATTTGTACCAGGTGAAGGGACACAGCCGTTTATTGGTACCCAGGGGCAGATGGAACGTGTGGAAGAAATGCGGATTGAGACCATTGTGCCTCAAAGCCTGCGGAGTAAGGTTGTTCAGGCGATGCTTAAGGCTCACCCGTATGAAGAAGTGGCGTATGACCTCTATGCAATGGATTTAAAAGGCCGTACGCTCGGTCTGGGACGCTTGGGACCCCTTAGGGAGCCTAAGACATTAGGTGAGCTCGTGGAGGTCGTTAAGACCCAATTTAATGTTCCTCATGTGCGTGTAGTAGGGGATCTGAACAAACCAATCAAAAAAGCAGCGGTTCTTGGCGGCTCTGGCAGCCGTTACGCGCTTACGGCTCGCTTCAAAGGCGCGGATGTTATTGTGACGGGGGATATCGATTATCACACGGCTCATGATGCGTTGATGGCCGGCATGTGTATCATCGACCCGGGACATAATTCCGAAAAGATTATGAAACCGAAAACAGCCGATTGGCTTCGTTCCCGTTTGCAAGAAAAACGATATGATACGCAAGTTACAGCTTCAGAGGTAAATACGGAAGTATTCCAGTTTATCTAA
- a CDS encoding class I SAM-dependent methyltransferase: MKLSNRLQQIHDQIPDGSRMADIGSDHALLPVAAIRSGKAASAVAGEVNPGPYDAACKQVSDAGLKEKITVRRGDGLDVISAGEVEVITIAGMGGALIASILDRGLSKLEGVQLLILQPNVGEDILRRWLLEHNWVVVAEQLLEEDGKLYEIITAMPQSVSPIANVEVYRARPLQDGVELTEDLLLRMGPYLVDRPTDVFFAKWESEIVKLQGVVNSISKSDQDSSRDKAAEVERLIANLKEVLACLPKVKL; this comes from the coding sequence ATGAAACTTTCGAATCGATTACAACAAATACATGATCAAATTCCCGATGGCAGCCGCATGGCTGATATCGGTTCAGACCACGCATTGCTGCCAGTAGCCGCGATCCGCAGTGGGAAAGCCGCAAGTGCAGTAGCCGGGGAAGTCAATCCTGGCCCTTATGATGCTGCATGTAAACAAGTCAGTGATGCTGGCCTGAAAGAGAAAATCACAGTACGTCGTGGAGACGGGCTTGATGTGATTTCTGCGGGAGAAGTGGAAGTCATCACCATTGCAGGCATGGGTGGTGCTCTGATTGCTTCTATTTTGGACCGAGGTTTATCCAAACTGGAAGGGGTCCAACTCCTGATTTTGCAACCGAATGTGGGAGAGGATATCCTCAGACGATGGTTGTTGGAGCATAATTGGGTAGTTGTAGCAGAACAGTTGCTCGAAGAAGACGGTAAGCTCTATGAAATTATCACGGCGATGCCACAATCCGTAAGCCCGATTGCAAATGTTGAGGTATATCGTGCACGTCCGCTTCAAGACGGGGTAGAATTGACGGAAGATTTGCTGCTGCGGATGGGACCTTATTTGGTGGATCGTCCAACGGATGTATTTTTTGCCAAATGGGAAAGCGAGATCGTCAAGCTGCAAGGGGTTGTTAACTCCATCTCCAAATCCGATCAGGATTCTTCCCGGGACAAGGCGGCTGAGGTAGAGCGTCTGATCGCAAACTTGAAGGAGGTTTTGGCATGTTTGCCAAAGGTCAAACTGTAA
- the rpoD gene encoding RNA polymerase sigma factor RpoD, producing MANDQHTELETELTLDQVKDQLIESGKKRASLNYKEIIEKLSPFEQDAEQMDEFYEQLSDLGIDVVNENDEEVTLRPSEDSENNTREGEDEFHFDDDLSLPPGIKINDPVRMYLKEIGRVPLLSADDEVQLAKRIENGDEEAKRRLAEANLRLVVSIAKRYVGRGMLFLDLIQEGNMGLIKAVEKFDHKKGYKFSTYATWWIRQAITRAIADQARTIRIPVHMVETINKLIRVSRQLLQELGREPTPEEIAAEMDLSVEKVREITKIAQEPVSLETPIGEEDDSHLGDFIEDQEALAPADAAAYELLKEQLEDVLDTLTEREENVLRLRFGLDDGRTRTLEEVGKVFGVTRERIRQIEAKALRKLRHPSRSKRLKDFLE from the coding sequence ATGGCGAATGATCAGCATACTGAACTAGAAACAGAATTGACACTGGATCAGGTTAAAGATCAATTGATTGAATCAGGTAAGAAAAGAGCTTCGCTGAATTACAAGGAAATTATAGAGAAACTCTCTCCTTTTGAGCAAGATGCAGAGCAAATGGATGAGTTCTATGAGCAACTGAGTGATCTGGGTATCGATGTAGTGAATGAAAATGATGAAGAGGTTACACTTCGTCCTAGTGAAGATTCCGAGAACAACACCAGAGAGGGAGAGGACGAATTCCACTTTGATGATGATCTGAGCTTGCCGCCAGGTATCAAAATCAATGACCCTGTCCGTATGTATCTCAAGGAAATTGGTCGTGTGCCATTGTTGTCGGCAGATGACGAAGTACAACTGGCCAAACGGATTGAGAACGGGGATGAAGAAGCCAAGCGTCGTCTTGCTGAAGCGAACTTACGGCTCGTTGTCAGTATCGCCAAGCGTTACGTTGGACGTGGAATGTTGTTCCTTGATTTGATTCAGGAAGGTAATATGGGTCTGATCAAAGCGGTTGAGAAGTTCGACCACAAAAAAGGATACAAGTTCAGTACGTATGCCACATGGTGGATTCGCCAAGCGATTACTCGTGCTATTGCTGACCAGGCGCGTACCATTCGTATCCCTGTGCACATGGTAGAGACGATTAATAAGCTGATCCGGGTATCCCGTCAGCTGTTGCAGGAACTTGGGCGTGAACCGACACCAGAAGAAATCGCTGCTGAGATGGATCTGAGTGTGGAGAAAGTTCGTGAAATTACGAAGATTGCACAGGAACCGGTTTCTCTGGAAACACCGATTGGTGAGGAAGATGATTCCCATCTGGGTGACTTCATTGAGGATCAGGAAGCACTTGCTCCAGCGGATGCTGCTGCGTATGAGTTGTTGAAAGAACAGCTCGAAGATGTACTTGATACATTGACTGAGCGTGAAGAGAATGTTCTTCGTCTACGTTTTGGTCTGGACGATGGACGGACAAGAACGCTGGAGGAAGTCGGCAAGGTATTTGGAGTTACGCGTGAGCGTATTCGTCAGATCGAAGCCAAGGCTCTTCGTAAATTGCGTCACCCGAGTCGTAGTAAACGACTTAAGGATTTCCTCGAATAA